The following coding sequences are from one Octopus bimaculoides isolate UCB-OBI-ISO-001 chromosome 3, ASM119413v2, whole genome shotgun sequence window:
- the LOC106872464 gene encoding chordin-like protein 2 isoform X1: MARSTKGKDVAEVCTLNDQQYPIGATWHPVLAPFGTMPCANCTCLPKAIVHCVHLTLDCPQPKCVAPKILPNRCCPECEVRSEGETESNKKIGCTFSGRNYEHGDIFASNKTALKPTRENQCVMCICSNGRILCHLKTCEAIKCKKTLNLSDECCPICPDDQEEVVDSSAYPFRPHSPESDGKKNNGNNASLSQNNLLNSSESDYANSCTDGAHKNGSTWHPVLTPFGPHPCILCSCINGQTQCSKIDCPKVSCSRPRKVDGKCCPVCKKRKCKGRKCRKRNRINTTPSTGLPHRPGSTTTDPTQIFHNLCMPKGTDRLVYMSNGTDSLMLAFHHIKKSKVDVLRWDIPKKGRLVHFKKETMNAEDFRSRTKSTNILGATNKKRYVNRFSRKLKKQINRCKKTCRQKRVMRLLKQLKLKKVRFTEICKN; this comes from the exons ATGGCCAGAAGTACTAAAGGAAAAGACG TTGCAGaagtgtgtacattaaatgatcaACAATACCCAATAGGAGCCACTTGGCACCCCGTACTGGCACCCTTTGGAACCATGCCCTGCGCTAACTGTACCTGTTTACCG AAAGCAATTGTCCATTGCGTCCATTTGACATTGGACTGCCCTCAACCGAAGTGTGTTGCTCCTAAAATATTACCAAACCGTTGCTGTCCTGAATGTGAAG TGCGGTCGGAGGGGGAGACGGAATCAAACAAGAAGATAGGATGTACGTTTTCTGGCCGAAACTATGAACATGGTGATATCTTTGCTTCCAACAAGACTGCACTGAAACCAACCAGAGAGAATCAATGTGTGATGTGCATCTGTTCA AATGGAAGAATCTTGTGTCATTTGAAGACCTGCGAAGCAATCAAATGTAAGAAGACGCTAAACCTTAGTGATGAATGTTGTCCAATTTGTCCAG ATGACCAAGAAGAGGTTGTTGATTCAAGTGCTTATCCATTCAGGCCACATTCACCAGAATCAG ATGGCAAAAAGAATAATGGGAATAATGCATCACTTTCTCAAAATAATTTGTTAAATTCTTCTGAATCTG ATTATGCAAATAGTTGCACAGATGGAGCACACAAAAATGGCAGCACCTGGCATCCAGTTCTTACTCCTTTTGGACCACATCCTTGCATTCTTTGTTCTTGTATA aATGGACAGACTCAGTGCAGTAAAATTGATTGTCCTAAAGTTTCATGTTCAAGACCCAGAAAAGTTGATGGCAAATGTTGCCCTgtctgtaaaaaaagaaaatgcaaag GTAGAAAATGCCGAAAAAGAAATCGAATTAATACAACTCCTTCTACTGGATTACCACATAGACCTGGTTCTACCACAACAGACCCTACTCAGATTTTCCACAATCTATGTATGCCCAAAGGTACAGATCGCCTAGTGTATATGTCAAATGGAACTGATTCTCTCATGCTTGCTTTCCACCATATCAAAAAGTCAAAAGTAGATGTACTGCGATGGGATATACCTAAAAAGG GTCGACTTGTTCatttcaaaaaagaaacaatgaatgcAGAAGATTTTCGTTCAAGAACAAAATCTACAAATATTTTAGGTGCTACAAACAAAA AACGCTATGTAAATCGGTTCTCAAGGAAACTTAAAAAGCAAATTAACCGATGCAAGAAAACATGCCGGCAAAAGCGCGTGATGCGATTATTAAAACAGCTGAAACTGAAGAAAGTACGTTTCACAGAAATCtgcaaaaattga
- the LOC106872464 gene encoding chordin-like protein 2 isoform X3: MARSTKGKDVAEVCTLNDQQYPIGATWHPVLAPFGTMPCANCTCLPKAIVHCVHLTLDCPQPKCVAPKILPNRCCPECEDFDNIPPTVRSEGETESNKKIGCTFSGRNYEHGDIFASNKTALKPTRENQCVMCICSNGRILCHLKTCEAIKYDQEEVVDSSAYPFRPHSPESDYANSCTDGAHKNGSTWHPVLTPFGPHPCILCSCINGQTQCSKIDCPKVSCSRPRKVDGKCCPVCKKRKCKGRKCRKRNRINTTPSTGLPHRPGSTTTDPTQIFHNLCMPKGTDRLVYMSNGTDSLMLAFHHIKKSKVDVLRWDIPKKGRLVHFKKETMNAEDFRSRTKSTNILGATNKKRYVNRFSRKLKKQINRCKKTCRQKRVMRLLKQLKLKKVRFTEICKN; the protein is encoded by the exons ATGGCCAGAAGTACTAAAGGAAAAGACG TTGCAGaagtgtgtacattaaatgatcaACAATACCCAATAGGAGCCACTTGGCACCCCGTACTGGCACCCTTTGGAACCATGCCCTGCGCTAACTGTACCTGTTTACCG AAAGCAATTGTCCATTGCGTCCATTTGACATTGGACTGCCCTCAACCGAAGTGTGTTGCTCCTAAAATATTACCAAACCGTTGCTGTCCTGAATGTGAAG ATTTTGACAACATTCCTCCTACAGTGCGGTCGGAGGGGGAGACGGAATCAAACAAGAAGATAGGATGTACGTTTTCTGGCCGAAACTATGAACATGGTGATATCTTTGCTTCCAACAAGACTGCACTGAAACCAACCAGAGAGAATCAATGTGTGATGTGCATCTGTTCA AATGGAAGAATCTTGTGTCATTTGAAGACCTGCGAAGCAATCAAAT ATGACCAAGAAGAGGTTGTTGATTCAAGTGCTTATCCATTCAGGCCACATTCACCAGAATCAG ATTATGCAAATAGTTGCACAGATGGAGCACACAAAAATGGCAGCACCTGGCATCCAGTTCTTACTCCTTTTGGACCACATCCTTGCATTCTTTGTTCTTGTATA aATGGACAGACTCAGTGCAGTAAAATTGATTGTCCTAAAGTTTCATGTTCAAGACCCAGAAAAGTTGATGGCAAATGTTGCCCTgtctgtaaaaaaagaaaatgcaaag GTAGAAAATGCCGAAAAAGAAATCGAATTAATACAACTCCTTCTACTGGATTACCACATAGACCTGGTTCTACCACAACAGACCCTACTCAGATTTTCCACAATCTATGTATGCCCAAAGGTACAGATCGCCTAGTGTATATGTCAAATGGAACTGATTCTCTCATGCTTGCTTTCCACCATATCAAAAAGTCAAAAGTAGATGTACTGCGATGGGATATACCTAAAAAGG GTCGACTTGTTCatttcaaaaaagaaacaatgaatgcAGAAGATTTTCGTTCAAGAACAAAATCTACAAATATTTTAGGTGCTACAAACAAAA AACGCTATGTAAATCGGTTCTCAAGGAAACTTAAAAAGCAAATTAACCGATGCAAGAAAACATGCCGGCAAAAGCGCGTGATGCGATTATTAAAACAGCTGAAACTGAAGAAAGTACGTTTCACAGAAATCtgcaaaaattga
- the LOC106872464 gene encoding chordin-like protein 2 isoform X2, producing MARSTKGKDVAEVCTLNDQQYPIGATWHPVLAPFGTMPCANCTCLPKAIVHCVHLTLDCPQPKCVAPKILPNRCCPECEDFDNIPPTVRSEGETESNKKIGCTFSGRNYEHGDIFASNKTALKPTRENQCVMCICSNGRILCHLKTCEAIKCKKTLNLSDECCPICPDDQEEVVDSSAYPFRPHSPESDYANSCTDGAHKNGSTWHPVLTPFGPHPCILCSCINGQTQCSKIDCPKVSCSRPRKVDGKCCPVCKKRKCKGRKCRKRNRINTTPSTGLPHRPGSTTTDPTQIFHNLCMPKGTDRLVYMSNGTDSLMLAFHHIKKSKVDVLRWDIPKKGRLVHFKKETMNAEDFRSRTKSTNILGATNKKRYVNRFSRKLKKQINRCKKTCRQKRVMRLLKQLKLKKVRFTEICKN from the exons ATGGCCAGAAGTACTAAAGGAAAAGACG TTGCAGaagtgtgtacattaaatgatcaACAATACCCAATAGGAGCCACTTGGCACCCCGTACTGGCACCCTTTGGAACCATGCCCTGCGCTAACTGTACCTGTTTACCG AAAGCAATTGTCCATTGCGTCCATTTGACATTGGACTGCCCTCAACCGAAGTGTGTTGCTCCTAAAATATTACCAAACCGTTGCTGTCCTGAATGTGAAG ATTTTGACAACATTCCTCCTACAGTGCGGTCGGAGGGGGAGACGGAATCAAACAAGAAGATAGGATGTACGTTTTCTGGCCGAAACTATGAACATGGTGATATCTTTGCTTCCAACAAGACTGCACTGAAACCAACCAGAGAGAATCAATGTGTGATGTGCATCTGTTCA AATGGAAGAATCTTGTGTCATTTGAAGACCTGCGAAGCAATCAAATGTAAGAAGACGCTAAACCTTAGTGATGAATGTTGTCCAATTTGTCCAG ATGACCAAGAAGAGGTTGTTGATTCAAGTGCTTATCCATTCAGGCCACATTCACCAGAATCAG ATTATGCAAATAGTTGCACAGATGGAGCACACAAAAATGGCAGCACCTGGCATCCAGTTCTTACTCCTTTTGGACCACATCCTTGCATTCTTTGTTCTTGTATA aATGGACAGACTCAGTGCAGTAAAATTGATTGTCCTAAAGTTTCATGTTCAAGACCCAGAAAAGTTGATGGCAAATGTTGCCCTgtctgtaaaaaaagaaaatgcaaag GTAGAAAATGCCGAAAAAGAAATCGAATTAATACAACTCCTTCTACTGGATTACCACATAGACCTGGTTCTACCACAACAGACCCTACTCAGATTTTCCACAATCTATGTATGCCCAAAGGTACAGATCGCCTAGTGTATATGTCAAATGGAACTGATTCTCTCATGCTTGCTTTCCACCATATCAAAAAGTCAAAAGTAGATGTACTGCGATGGGATATACCTAAAAAGG GTCGACTTGTTCatttcaaaaaagaaacaatgaatgcAGAAGATTTTCGTTCAAGAACAAAATCTACAAATATTTTAGGTGCTACAAACAAAA AACGCTATGTAAATCGGTTCTCAAGGAAACTTAAAAAGCAAATTAACCGATGCAAGAAAACATGCCGGCAAAAGCGCGTGATGCGATTATTAAAACAGCTGAAACTGAAGAAAGTACGTTTCACAGAAATCtgcaaaaattga